The sequence GTTAGCCCGTCGTCGTCACAAAAAAATATTGAAACTTGCTAAAGGTTACTACGGTGCGCGTTCGCGCGTATTCCGCGTTGCTAAGCAAGCGGTCATCAAAGCGGGTCAGTATGCGTACCGTGACCGTCGTCAGCGTAAACGTCAATTCCGCGCTCTGTGGATTGCACGTATCAATGCTGGTGCTCGTGTCAATGGTCTGTCTTACAGCCGTTTCATTGCAGGTTTGAAAAAAGCTTCAATTGAAATCGACCGTAAAGTACTGGCTGAGCTAGCAGTAAATGAAAAAGCAGCATTTGCTGCAATTGTTGAAAAAGCTAAGTCCGCTTTGGCCTAAGTTTTAAAACATTGCAACATGCGTTTTTTGATAAGGGAAGGGCTTAGGCTCTTCCCTTATTTCGTATAGAATCTTTATTTTTAAAAGTCACAGTAAGAGCACCTTGCAAAGCGCGAACGCTGTGTTTTGCAAGGTCCTCTGGAGTAATGTATGGATAATATTGATGCGCTGGTGGCTCAAGCCTTAGCGGCTGTTAAACAAAGCGATGACCCGCAAGCCATAGAGCAGTTACGCGTTCACTATCTCGGCAAAAAAGGTGAGCTGACTCTGCTCATGAAGCAGTTGGGTAAGCTGTCTGCTGAGGAGCGCCCCAAAGCTGGCGCGCTGATCAATGCGGCTAAAGAGCAGGTACAAGATGCCCTCAATGCGCGCAAGCAGCATCTGGACAGTATAGCCTTGGAAAGTAAGCTTGCCGCAGAGACTATAGATGTCACTTTAAGCGGTCGCGGTCAGCAAAGTGGTGGTTTGCACCCTGTTACGCGCACCCTTGAGCGTGTTGAGCAGTTCTTTAGCAAGATTGGCTACGGTGTTGCTGAAGGCCCAGAGGTTGAGGATGATTACCACAACTTTGAAGCACTCAATATTCCAGGGCATCATCCTGCGCGGGCGATGCACGATACTTTTTACTTCAACGCCAATATGCTGTTGCGCACCCATACGTCGCCAGTGCAAGTGCGCACCATGGAAGCACAGCGTCCGCCGATTCGTATTATTTGCCCAGGCCGCGTCTATCGCTGCGATTCAGATATCACCCACTCGCCAATGTTCCACCAAGTGGAAGGCTTATTAATTGATAAAGATATCAGTTTTGCCGATTTAAAAGGCACCATCGAAGAGTTCCTGCGCGTGTTTTTTGAGAAAGATTTAGGCGTGCGTTTCCGCCCATCGTTCTTCCCCTTTACTGAGCCCTCCGCAGAAGTGGATATGCAGTGTGTGATGTGCAATGGCGAAGGCTGTCGCGTATGTAAGCAAACCGGCTGGCTGGAAGTGATGGGCTGCGGCATGGTGCACCCGAATGTGTTGCGCATGTCAGGTATTGATCCAGAGGAATTCCAAGGCTTTGCCTTTGGCATGGGCGTTGAACGCCTCGCTATGTTGCGTTATGGCGTTAATGATTTGCGTCTGTTCTTCGATAACGACCTACGTTTTTTATCTCAGTTTCGCTAGGTCGATACCCATTAAAGTTTAGGAGAGCAGCATGAATTTCAGTGAGCAATGGTTACGCAGCTTAGTTAATCCACAAGCAACCCGTGAAGAACTGGTAGCGCGTTTGTCAATGGCCGGTTTAGAAGTCGACGCGGTGACCCCTGTGGCCGGTGAGTTTAGCGGTGTGGTGGTGGGTGAGGTGCTCAGTGTTGAGCAGCATCCTGATGCTGACAAATTGCGCGTATGCCAAGTCAGCGATGGTGAGCAAACAGTACAAATCGTTTGCGGTGCACCCAATGTGCGTGCCGGTTTAAAGATTCCATTTGCCCGTGTCGGTGCAGTATTGCCGGGTGACTTTAAAATTAAAAAAGCCAAGCTGCGCGGTGTTGAGTCCTTCGGCATGCTCTGCTCGGCCAGCGAATTACAAATCAGTGAAGAAAATGACGGCTTATTAGAGCTGCCTGCTGATGCCGTGGTCGGTCAGTGCGTGCGCGAGA comes from Pseudomonas sp. C27(2019) and encodes:
- the rplT gene encoding 50S ribosomal protein L20, with protein sequence MARVKRGVLARRRHKKILKLAKGYYGARSRVFRVAKQAVIKAGQYAYRDRRQRKRQFRALWIARINAGARVNGLSYSRFIAGLKKASIEIDRKVLAELAVNEKAAFAAIVEKAKSALA
- the pheS gene encoding phenylalanine--tRNA ligase subunit alpha: MDNIDALVAQALAAVKQSDDPQAIEQLRVHYLGKKGELTLLMKQLGKLSAEERPKAGALINAAKEQVQDALNARKQHLDSIALESKLAAETIDVTLSGRGQQSGGLHPVTRTLERVEQFFSKIGYGVAEGPEVEDDYHNFEALNIPGHHPARAMHDTFYFNANMLLRTHTSPVQVRTMEAQRPPIRIICPGRVYRCDSDITHSPMFHQVEGLLIDKDISFADLKGTIEEFLRVFFEKDLGVRFRPSFFPFTEPSAEVDMQCVMCNGEGCRVCKQTGWLEVMGCGMVHPNVLRMSGIDPEEFQGFAFGMGVERLAMLRYGVNDLRLFFDNDLRFLSQFR